From the genome of Lotus japonicus ecotype B-129 chromosome 6, LjGifu_v1.2, one region includes:
- the LOC130725912 gene encoding cytochrome P450 86A1-like, producing MMQMEDNLLPLFFTIAAALSAYFLWFHLLTRNFTGPKVYPFVGSVPVLFMNRNRVHDWFTSNLCKAGDSATYQTCILPFPFLARKQGFYTVTSHPKNIEHILRTRFDNYPKGPRWQTAFNDLLGHGIFNSDGETWLVQRKTAALEFTTRTLRQAMARWVNRTIKNRLWCILDKAAKEKVQVDLQDLLLRLTFDNICGLTFGKDPETLSPDLPENPFSVAFDTATETTMQRLLYPGLIWRFQKFFCFGAEKKLKESLKIVENYMNEAVSAREASPSDDLLSRFMRKRDTAGKPFDAAKLRHIALNFVLAGRDTSSVALSWFFWLVMNHPLVEEKIVLELAAVLTDTRGEETGKWVEEAVDFEEADRLVYLKAALAETLRLYPSVPEDFKYALNDDVLPDGTVVPAGSTVTYSIYSVGRMKSVWGEDCMEFKPDRWLSVQGDQFEPPKNAYNFVAFNAGPRTCLGKDLAYLQMKSVAAAVLLRYRLALVPGHRVQQKMSLTLFMKNGLPVFLEPRQLQPVPAELVTSA from the coding sequence atgatgCAAATGGAGGATAATCTACTTCCTCTCTTCTTCACCATAGCAGCTGCACTATCCGCATACTTCCTCTGGTTCCATCTCCTCACTCGAAACTTCACCGGTCCAAAGGTGTATCCTTTCGTGGGCAGCGTCCCGGTTCTGTTCATGAACCGGAACCGTGTCCACGACTGGTTCACCTCGAACCTTTGCAAAGCCGGAGATTCAGCCACCTACCAAACCTGCATCCTCCCCTTCCCTTTCTTGGCCCGCAAGCAAGGTTTCTACACGGTCACCAGCCACCCGAAAAACATCGAGCACATCCTCCGAACGCGGTTTGACAACTACCCGAAAGGACCCCGGTGGCAGACCGCCTTCAACGACCTCCTCGGCCACGGAATCTTCAACAGCGACGGCGAAACCTGGCTTGTCCAGCGCAAAACTGCCGCGCTCGAGTTCACCACTCGGACGCTCCGCCAAGCCATGGCCCGGTGGGTGAACAGGACCATCAAAAACCGGTTATGGTGCATTCTTGATAAAGCCGcaaaggagaaagttcaagtggatcttcaagaccTTCTTCTTCGCTTAACATTTGACAACATATGTGGACTCACCTTCGGTAAGGACCCGGAAACGCTCTCGCCGGATCTACCGGAGAATCCGTTTTCCGTGGCGTTTGACACCGCCACTGAAACCACCATGCAGAGGCTCTTATACCCAGGTTTGATCTGGAGATTTCAGAAGTTTTTTTGCTTCGGTGCGGagaagaaactgaaggagaGTTTGAAGATTGTTGAAAATTACATGAATGAAGCCGTTTCAGCTCGTGAGGCATCTCCCTCTGATGATCTTTTATCGCGGTTCATGAGGAAACGCGACACCGCTGGGAAACCGTTTGACGCGGCGAAGCTGAGGCACATCGCACTGAACTTCGTCCTCGCCGGGAGGGACACGTCGTCGGTGGCGCTGAGCTGGTTTTTCTGGCTAGTGATGAACCACCCGCTCGTGGAGGAGAAAATCGTCTTGGAGTTAGCGGCGGTTTTGACAGACACTCGCGGCGAGGAAACGGGGAAGTGGGTGGAGGAGGCGGTGGATTTTGAGGAAGCTGATAGGCTGGTTTATTtgaaggcggcgctggcggaGACGCTGCGGCTGTACCCCTCCGTGCCGGAGGATTTCAAGTATGCTTTAAACGATGATGTTTTGCCGGACGGGACGGTGGTTCCGGCGGGTTCGACGGTGACGTATTCAATATACTCGGTGGGGAGGATGAAGAGTGTGTGGGGGGAGGATTGCATGGAGTTTAAACCGGACCGGTGGCTTTCGGTTCAAGGAGACCAGTTCGAACCGCCCAAGAATGCATACAATTTTGTGGCGTTTAATGCTGGACCGAGGACCTGTCTGGGGAAGGACCTGGCTTACCTGCAGATGAAGTCTGTGGCCGCTGCTGTGCTGCTGCGATACCGTTTGGCGCTGGTTCCCGGTCACCGGGTTCAGCAGAAGATGTCCCTCACACTCTTCATGAAGAACGGCCTCCCTGTGTTCTTGGAGCCGCGTCAGCTTCAACCAGTGCCAGCGGAGCTAGTCACCTCTGCATAG